From Ignisphaera aggregans DSM 17230, the proteins below share one genomic window:
- a CDS encoding nonphosphorylating glyceraldehyde-3-phosphate dehydrogenase (COGs: COG1012 NAD-dependent aldehyde dehydrogenase~InterPro IPR008670:IPR015590~KEGG: dka:DKAM_1444 NADP-dependent glyceraldehyde-3-phosphate dehydrogenase~PFAM: Aldehyde Dehydrogenase; acyl-CoA reductase~SPTR: B8D6N9 NADP-dependent glyceraldehyde-3-phosphate dehydrogenase~PFAM: Aldehyde dehydrogenase family): MLFKLRGDIFNNIYVATDGVYNFKTYVVGEWIDSKEYIEVKTPIDGSIIARVPKLSWDEIDKALDIVYNIGRWSIRDIPGWKRVEILNKIADLLQKYSEDFIEVLIANTGKTRQQAVGELNASIDRLRRADLDARKIFGEYIPGDWDPTTIETEGIVEREPYGIVLAIIPFNYPLFDTVSKFTYSVVAGNAVVIKPPSADPIPVILFARIAQEAGFPKESLAVLTVPGKESDRLVSDRRISVISFTGNSDTGKHILQIGGIKQYIMELGGGDPAIVLRDAAIDDAAKKVAAGIYSYAGQRCDAIKLILVEEPIYDEFKAKIIEELSKVKVGDPRNEDVQMGPLIDTKAVDTMLEAVREAVEKGAKILYGGRRLGATYVEPTLLEVLDKDVLKQLKLYRDEVFAPVAIITPFKDLDEAISIANGRRYGLDVAIFGRDLERIRRLVRYLEFGAVYINDMPRHGVGYYPFGGRKESGIGREGIGYSIEQVSTYKTVIFNYRGRGVWRYLL, from the coding sequence ATGTTGTTTAAACTTAGGGGAGATATATTCAACAATATCTATGTAGCTACAGATGGTGTATACAACTTTAAGACATATGTAGTTGGCGAGTGGATTGATAGTAAGGAGTATATAGAGGTAAAAACTCCGATTGATGGAAGCATAATTGCTAGAGTACCCAAACTTTCTTGGGATGAAATCGATAAGGCTTTAGATATTGTCTATAATATTGGTAGGTGGAGCATTAGGGATATTCCTGGTTGGAAGAGGGTTGAGATACTTAATAAGATTGCTGATCTACTTCAAAAATATTCTGAGGATTTCATAGAGGTTCTTATAGCGAATACTGGTAAAACAAGGCAGCAGGCTGTGGGCGAACTAAATGCTAGTATTGATAGGTTGAGGAGAGCGGATCTAGATGCAAGAAAAATATTTGGTGAATATATTCCAGGTGACTGGGATCCAACAACAATTGAGACTGAGGGTATTGTTGAAAGAGAGCCTTATGGCATAGTTCTAGCTATAATTCCGTTTAACTATCCACTATTTGATACAGTCTCCAAATTTACTTATAGTGTAGTTGCAGGAAATGCTGTTGTAATTAAACCTCCTTCAGCAGATCCCATACCAGTAATACTATTTGCTAGAATAGCTCAAGAAGCTGGTTTTCCAAAGGAATCATTGGCAGTACTTACAGTCCCTGGAAAGGAGAGCGATAGACTTGTTTCTGATAGGAGAATTAGTGTCATAAGCTTTACAGGAAATAGCGATACGGGTAAACATATACTTCAAATTGGGGGTATAAAACAATATATTATGGAGCTTGGCGGTGGAGATCCTGCAATAGTACTTAGAGATGCTGCTATAGATGATGCTGCTAAGAAGGTTGCTGCAGGAATATACAGTTATGCAGGTCAAAGATGTGATGCAATAAAATTGATACTGGTTGAGGAGCCTATATATGACGAGTTCAAAGCTAAGATTATCGAAGAACTTTCTAAGGTTAAGGTCGGAGATCCTAGGAATGAAGATGTACAGATGGGACCATTAATAGATACTAAAGCTGTAGACACTATGCTTGAAGCGGTAAGAGAAGCTGTTGAAAAAGGTGCAAAGATTCTCTATGGTGGTAGAAGACTGGGGGCAACATATGTTGAACCTACATTGTTAGAAGTACTGGATAAGGATGTATTAAAACAGCTAAAGCTCTATCGTGATGAAGTATTTGCACCTGTAGCAATAATAACACCTTTCAAGGATCTTGATGAAGCTATCTCTATCGCAAATGGAAGGAGATATGGTTTAGATGTAGCAATATTTGGCAGAGATCTTGAGAGAATTAGAAGACTTGTGAGATATCTAGAATTTGGTGCAGTATATATAAATGATATGCCGAGACATGGTGTTGGTTACTACCCATTTGGTGGTAGAAAGGAATCTGGTATTGGTAGAGAGGGAATAGGATACTCTATAGAACAAGTCTCCACATATAAAACTGTAATATTCAACTATAGGGGGAGAGGCGTATGGCGCTATCTCCTATAA
- a CDS encoding cysteine desulfurase (COGs: COG0520 Selenocysteine lyase~InterPro IPR001597:IPR000192:IPR020578:IPR010970~KEGG: smr:Smar_0683 aminotransferase, class V~PFAM: aminotransferase class V; aromatic amino acid beta-eliminating lyase/threonine aldolase~SPTR: A3DMC7 Aminotransferase, class V~TIGRFAM: cysteine desulfurase, SufS subfamily~PFAM: Aminotransferase class-V~TIGRFAM: cysteine desulfurases, SufS subfamily), which translates to MVLDVSSIREDFPIFRRYPDLVYLDNAATTHKPRVVIEAIRNFYENFNANIHRGLYDLSQKATEIYEDAHEVVAKFINAYSWEEVIFTRNSTESLNLLAYSIGLNYLQPGDEIVISIAEHHSNMLPWMRIAELRNASIRIVRVDENGEMDYRELENIVNEKTKVVSITHVSNVLGVINDVKKIASIAHRVGAIVVVDGAQSVPHIPIDVKALDIDFLVFSGHKMLGPMGIGVLWGRKDILMDMDPPFYGGDMVKSVDIAIRDSNIVKKNIVLNDLPWKFEPGTANVADAVGLVEAIRYLIRIDLNNIDLHEKELARYTIKRLEEYNEKITILGSKDIAKKSGIISFVLQGLDPQVLAYMLSTKNIAIRAGFHCAQPLHRYLGLNKGSDRISFYIYNDYSDIDRFVDAIDWILKELGI; encoded by the coding sequence TTGGTTTTAGATGTTAGTAGTATTAGGGAGGATTTCCCTATATTTAGGAGGTATCCAGATCTTGTATATCTAGATAATGCTGCTACAACACACAAACCTAGGGTGGTTATTGAAGCTATAAGGAATTTCTATGAGAATTTTAATGCAAATATCCATAGAGGTCTATATGATTTAAGTCAAAAAGCAACAGAAATATATGAGGATGCTCATGAAGTAGTTGCAAAGTTTATTAATGCCTATAGCTGGGAGGAGGTCATATTTACAAGAAATTCTACAGAATCTCTAAATCTATTGGCATATTCCATAGGATTAAACTATCTACAGCCAGGGGATGAAATTGTGATTTCTATAGCTGAACACCATAGTAATATGCTTCCATGGATGAGAATAGCAGAGTTGAGAAATGCTTCTATAAGAATAGTTAGAGTTGATGAGAATGGAGAGATGGATTATAGAGAGCTTGAGAATATTGTAAATGAGAAGACAAAAGTTGTAAGTATTACACACGTCTCAAATGTACTTGGAGTTATAAATGATGTTAAGAAAATAGCCTCTATAGCTCATAGAGTCGGCGCAATAGTAGTTGTTGATGGTGCTCAATCAGTACCACATATACCAATAGATGTGAAAGCTTTAGACATAGACTTTCTAGTATTTAGTGGTCATAAGATGCTCGGTCCCATGGGTATAGGGGTTCTATGGGGTAGAAAAGATATTTTAATGGATATGGATCCCCCATTTTATGGCGGAGATATGGTGAAATCTGTAGATATAGCAATTAGGGATAGCAATATTGTTAAGAAGAATATAGTTCTCAATGATCTTCCATGGAAATTCGAGCCTGGAACTGCAAATGTCGCCGATGCTGTAGGTCTTGTAGAAGCTATTAGATATCTAATTAGGATAGATCTAAATAATATAGATCTCCATGAAAAAGAATTAGCTAGATACACCATTAAAAGACTAGAGGAATACAACGAAAAAATTACTATATTAGGATCTAAAGATATTGCAAAGAAATCTGGAATAATTTCATTTGTACTACAAGGACTAGATCCACAGGTTTTAGCATATATGCTATCTACAAAGAATATAGCAATTAGAGCAGGATTTCACTGTGCACAACCACTTCATCGGTATCTAGGTTTGAATAAAGGTAGTGATAGAATAAGTTTCTATATCTATAACGATTATAGTGATATAGATAGATTTGTAGATGCTATTGATTGGATATTGAAAGAATTAGGTATATAA
- a CDS encoding ParB domain protein nuclease (InterPro IPR003115~KEGG: hbu:Hbut_1584 transcriptional regulator~SMART: ParB domain protein nuclease~SPTR: A2BN43 Predicted transcriptional regulator~PFAM: ParB-like nuclease domain): MLSNLRNSFWQIDVVDISELKPHEETYIEHVYRLLRDILDKGYIERPILVDINSMTILDGHHRVVALKYLNRRRIPVVLIDYLDDNVVKVYSWRSGYMVTKYDVLYRAKRGLLYPPKTSRHVTSFEIPRIDIDISLL; encoded by the coding sequence GTGTTGTCAAATCTTCGAAATAGTTTTTGGCAGATAGATGTAGTTGATATAAGTGAACTGAAGCCTCATGAAGAAACATACATAGAACATGTATATAGACTTCTAAGAGATATACTAGATAAAGGATATATAGAGAGACCTATACTAGTAGATATAAATTCTATGACTATTCTTGATGGGCATCACAGAGTTGTTGCTCTTAAATATCTTAATAGAAGGAGAATACCTGTAGTCCTTATAGACTATCTAGATGATAATGTAGTTAAGGTCTATAGCTGGAGGAGTGGATATATGGTTACAAAATATGATGTTTTATATAGAGCTAAAAGAGGGTTGCTATATCCTCCAAAAACATCTAGACATGTAACATCTTTTGAGATCCCTAGAATAGATATAGATATATCGCTACTATAG
- a CDS encoding cysteine synthase (COGs: COG0031 Cysteine synthase~InterPro IPR001926~KEGG: pis:Pisl_1761 pyridoxal-5'-phosphate-dependent enzyme, beta subunit~PFAM: Pyridoxal-5'-phosphate-dependent protein beta subunit~SPTR: A1RVD0 Pyridoxal-5'-phosphate-dependent enzyme, beta subunit~PFAM: Pyridoxal-phosphate dependent enzyme), with the protein MRLIPIDSIVIDEDIDLDTFISLSGEILRKGGVDRSVVVDHNLRVVDEKPLAITLKKLGVKYIPVSEDYSENTFVSLESLGFFDDVKPSVMRVFRDTEELLYRNWPTPLVMLKSLSTKDIRVWAKLEGFNPYSMSVKDRIGWYMYRKAIDRNGSRPLKLLVESTSTNTGLAIAAMCAIHGSKLRAYIPSTVSKTGELLLKIFGVDVIRSQKALTVELIDDVDKIAREENAVHLNQFHNDANFEVHLRYTAKELELQIREAGIRLRGIVGGLGTSGHMSAISHYFKNRFSNVKIYGVVPKEGTSIQGIRRVESGMKWIHKVVFDRIVDVDPDDAAKTVIDIARREGILIGLSSGAVAYGFKTLLIEGYIDEGDYILIFPDHGFKYVEQLQRYI; encoded by the coding sequence ATGAGGTTGATTCCAATAGACTCTATTGTTATTGATGAAGATATAGATCTAGACACATTTATCTCCTTATCAGGTGAGATACTTAGGAAGGGAGGTGTGGATAGAAGTGTGGTTGTTGACCATAATCTTAGGGTTGTAGATGAAAAACCTCTGGCTATAACTCTAAAGAAGCTTGGTGTAAAATATATACCTGTATCAGAAGATTATAGTGAAAACACTTTTGTTTCACTAGAATCCCTAGGGTTTTTCGATGATGTAAAACCAAGTGTCATGAGGGTATTTAGAGATACAGAGGAGCTCCTCTATAGAAATTGGCCTACACCTCTAGTTATGCTAAAGAGCCTCTCCACTAAGGATATAAGGGTTTGGGCTAAGCTCGAAGGCTTTAATCCATATAGTATGAGCGTAAAGGATCGTATTGGCTGGTATATGTATAGAAAAGCTATTGATAGAAATGGTAGTAGACCTTTAAAACTACTTGTAGAGTCTACATCTACAAATACAGGTTTAGCTATAGCAGCTATGTGTGCTATCCATGGATCAAAACTAAGGGCATATATACCATCAACAGTTTCAAAAACAGGTGAGCTATTGCTAAAGATTTTCGGTGTAGATGTTATAAGATCACAAAAAGCATTGACTGTAGAGCTTATCGATGATGTCGATAAAATTGCTAGAGAGGAAAATGCTGTCCACCTAAATCAGTTCCACAACGATGCAAACTTCGAGGTCCACCTAAGATATACTGCAAAGGAGTTAGAGCTCCAAATTAGAGAAGCAGGAATAAGATTGAGAGGCATTGTTGGTGGTCTCGGTACCTCTGGCCACATGTCGGCAATCTCACACTATTTCAAGAATAGATTTAGCAATGTTAAGATCTATGGAGTTGTTCCCAAAGAGGGTACTTCTATCCAAGGTATTAGAAGAGTTGAAAGTGGTATGAAATGGATACATAAAGTGGTATTCGATAGAATCGTCGATGTAGATCCCGATGATGCTGCAAAAACTGTTATCGATATAGCTAGAAGAGAAGGTATACTCATAGGTCTTAGTAGTGGGGCTGTAGCCTATGGATTCAAAACTCTTCTCATAGAGGGATACATAGATGAAGGTGACTATATACTGATATTCCCAGACCATGGATTTAAATATGTTGAACAGCTACAGAGATATATCTAG
- a CDS encoding metal dependent phosphohydrolase (InterPro IPR006674:IPR003607:IPR006675~KEGG: hbu:Hbut_0015 HD superfamily metal-dependent phosphohydrolase~PFAM: metal-dependent phosphohydrolase HD sub domain~SMART: metal-dependent phosphohydrolase HD region~SPTR: A2BIT7 HD superfamily metal-dependent phosphohydrolase~TIGRFAM: metal dependent phophohydrolase~PFAM: HD domain~TIGRFAM: uncharacterized domain HDIG) has protein sequence MSLDMLIELANRINRNDLKQLVIDILRNPRLSISSVEPSISIEESPAAPRKHHMFSGGLVIHTLAVARIAEALVDIFESIYNVKADRDLVLAAAILHDIYKYYQYERDVVGGGYKPREDWYLSHDYAIVAELAKRGARDDIIRVVSEVHGIAPITTIEGLVMHLADSIDAKFGEYIQNVLLSRLKVLEQSGCNTTIALIEAARVEGIKNILARIRSKDELIDIVKKYCRNTRSEQT, from the coding sequence ATGAGTCTCGATATGCTTATAGAGTTAGCTAATAGGATTAATAGGAATGATTTGAAGCAATTAGTTATTGATATATTGAGGAATCCTAGATTGTCAATATCATCTGTAGAACCCTCTATAAGTATTGAGGAGTCTCCTGCAGCTCCTAGAAAACACCATATGTTTTCTGGGGGGCTGGTGATACATACCCTAGCTGTTGCTAGGATAGCTGAAGCATTGGTAGATATCTTTGAAAGTATTTATAATGTTAAGGCTGATAGAGATTTAGTATTAGCAGCAGCTATTCTCCACGATATATATAAGTATTATCAATATGAAAGAGATGTTGTTGGAGGTGGATATAAACCTAGAGAGGATTGGTATCTAAGTCATGACTATGCTATTGTAGCTGAATTAGCTAAAAGAGGAGCTAGAGATGATATAATAAGAGTTGTTAGTGAGGTTCATGGTATAGCTCCTATAACAACTATAGAGGGTCTTGTGATGCATCTCGCGGATTCTATAGATGCAAAATTTGGTGAGTATATCCAGAATGTTTTATTGTCTAGACTCAAGGTATTGGAACAAAGTGGATGTAATACAACTATAGCTTTGATAGAGGCTGCAAGAGTTGAAGGAATTAAAAATATATTGGCAAGGATTAGAAGTAAAGATGAATTAATAGATATTGTCAAGAAATATTGTAGAAACACAAGATCAGAACAGACTTGA
- a CDS encoding hypothetical protein (KEGG: ape:APE_1783.1 hypothetical protein) has translation MNIRILERKQVGELFGVKLCIELGDKEFYIDIDNLSRVVKDVRGYEKDNSIVIELIDENGNGFGCCIIDKSHFERGCMECKSLLLPKS, from the coding sequence ATGAATATTAGGATTTTGGAGAGGAAACAGGTTGGAGAGCTATTTGGTGTTAAGCTATGTATAGAGCTTGGGGATAAAGAGTTCTATATAGATATAGATAATTTATCTAGAGTTGTTAAGGATGTTAGAGGTTATGAGAAGGATAATAGCATAGTTATTGAGTTGATAGATGAAAATGGAAATGGTTTTGGATGTTGTATTATAGATAAAAGTCATTTTGAGAGAGGATGTATGGAATGTAAAAGTTTGTTGTTACCAAAGAGTTGA
- a CDS encoding peptidase M50 (InterPro IPR008915~KEGG: iho:Igni_0109 peptidase M50~PFAM: peptidase M50~SPTR: A8A8P1 Peptidase M50~PFAM: Peptidase family M50), which produces MWEYRYSYSAREFLDITISWLIATIAFSFRYILVGDLYRLFINSIAVFLGFVLHELAHRWTARRYGCIAFYRAWYLGLLIALIVAIASRGVFVFIAPGAVMIYSPWLSPSLEASIALSGPYANIAIALISMILVVITNRIEMKIITDINIWLALFNLLPIPPLDGYKALRGSIIRWIIAFAIAIALMIISTRFF; this is translated from the coding sequence TTGTGGGAATATAGATATAGCTATTCAGCTAGAGAGTTTCTAGATATAACTATTTCGTGGCTTATTGCAACAATAGCATTCTCATTTAGATATATACTAGTAGGAGATCTCTATAGGCTTTTTATCAATTCTATAGCTGTATTCCTCGGTTTTGTACTTCACGAACTTGCACATAGATGGACTGCTAGAAGATATGGGTGTATAGCTTTTTATAGAGCTTGGTATCTAGGACTCCTCATAGCATTGATAGTAGCTATAGCAAGCAGAGGAGTATTTGTGTTTATAGCTCCTGGAGCTGTAATGATATATTCTCCATGGCTCAGCCCATCACTTGAAGCATCAATAGCTCTAAGTGGACCTTATGCAAATATAGCTATAGCCTTAATATCTATGATATTAGTTGTCATTACTAATAGAATTGAGATGAAAATAATAACTGATATCAATATCTGGTTAGCACTCTTTAATCTACTTCCTATTCCACCTCTAGATGGATATAAAGCTCTTAGAGGCTCTATAATCCGATGGATAATAGCCTTTGCTATAGCTATAGCTTTAATGATAATAAGTACGAGATTCTTCTAA
- a CDS encoding conserved hypothetical protein (COGs: COG4028 P-loop ATPase/GTPase~KEGG: hbu:Hbut_1215 hypothetical protein~SPTR: A2BM38 Conserved archaeal protein) has translation MVKILISGLLVYDSGKTWLAISLAKRLKGYGHRVGIYKPIAGHNAWTQYKTVVISKKLGILVGEDVFNYISILGMGKEIIPFMNPIDILLAPPEVASYIRDLKIEEYLMDLEDQYKQMILGRISSCLSGESIHYLFWENLDRITLSLRSKIIELSQTLNAKRLDLYSFINRITDTSIEKDLNICLDTIAKNSDIVIIESFNDAITPYASLLENVDGIVIASPGAVMIYRDVNKIYSLFRKVFEKYGSRGYKSMYIVNELQPDNVISIEPREDIHESVIDKNLNQILDYITK, from the coding sequence ATGGTGAAGATACTAATATCAGGTTTATTAGTATATGACTCGGGTAAGACATGGTTAGCTATATCTCTAGCAAAAAGACTAAAAGGATATGGCCATAGGGTAGGTATATATAAACCTATTGCTGGTCACAATGCATGGACACAATATAAAACTGTTGTGATTAGCAAAAAGCTTGGAATACTTGTAGGGGAGGATGTTTTTAACTATATAAGTATTCTAGGAATGGGCAAGGAGATAATTCCTTTTATGAATCCTATAGACATCTTATTAGCACCTCCAGAAGTAGCAAGCTATATAAGAGATTTGAAGATAGAAGAATATTTAATGGATCTAGAGGATCAGTATAAACAAATGATTCTTGGAAGAATAAGTAGTTGTTTATCTGGAGAAAGTATACATTATCTATTTTGGGAAAATCTAGATAGAATAACCTTAAGTCTAAGGAGTAAGATAATAGAGCTTTCACAAACCTTAAATGCAAAGAGATTAGATCTATACAGCTTTATTAATAGGATTACAGATACTAGTATTGAGAAAGACCTTAATATATGTCTAGACACTATAGCTAAGAATAGTGATATTGTTATCATAGAGTCATTTAATGATGCAATAACTCCATATGCATCTCTTCTGGAGAATGTCGATGGAATTGTTATCGCATCTCCTGGAGCTGTAATGATATATAGAGATGTCAATAAGATTTACAGTCTTTTTAGAAAGGTATTTGAGAAGTATGGTAGTAGAGGATATAAGTCAATGTATATTGTAAATGAACTACAGCCTGATAATGTAATTAGTATTGAACCTAGAGAAGACATCCATGAATCTGTCATTGACAAAAATCTCAATCAGATTTTAGACTATATAACCAAATAG
- a CDS encoding ATP-cone domain protein (InterPro IPR005144~KEGG: tpe:Tpen_1792 hypothetical protein~PFAM: ATP-cone domain protein~SPTR: A1S157 Putative uncharacterized protein~PFAM: ATP cone domain), giving the protein MSIVVIKRDGSKEEFIPEKIVVSCLKAGAPVDVARKIAKIVEAKLLEQNVKEVSARELTRMILNLLKKENEEWYKNWIIFDRAIKRRKTEEELSQQ; this is encoded by the coding sequence ATGAGTATAGTTGTTATTAAAAGGGATGGATCAAAAGAAGAATTTATACCTGAAAAGATAGTTGTTAGTTGTCTTAAGGCAGGAGCCCCTGTAGATGTTGCACGAAAAATTGCAAAGATTGTTGAGGCTAAACTACTTGAACAAAATGTTAAGGAAGTTTCTGCTAGAGAGCTTACAAGAATGATTTTAAACCTTCTGAAGAAGGAGAATGAGGAATGGTATAAAAATTGGATAATATTTGATAGAGCAATAAAAAGGAGGAAGACTGAAGAAGAACTCTCACAACAATAA
- a CDS encoding Radical SAM domain protein (COGs: COG5014 Fe-S oxidoreductase~InterPro IPR007197~KEGG: smr:Smar_0233 radical SAM domain-containing protein~PFAM: Radical SAM domain protein~SPTR: A3DL36 Radical SAM domain protein~PFAM: Radical SAM superfamily), translating into MTSLVWEMTLRGYNPIELGEKVSRIVCRDIDGIEYRKYYRFRGGRWYGGIATADCVGCNLRCGFCWSWRSGSHVIDVGKFYSSQEVSTILISIAREKGYNYVRISGGEPTLCFNHLIDVISNIPQRITFILETNGILLGYDKNLVYRLAEYRNIVIRVSLKGTTPEEFHMLTKADPIFFEYQLNALSNLLDAGLEPGRDFYPAIMLSFSSEENIRLLLKRLEEIHPELTRSIDPEYVILYPHVKELLRRTGLKPRKAFDPNNIPEYMI; encoded by the coding sequence ATGACATCTCTAGTGTGGGAAATGACCTTAAGAGGATATAATCCTATAGAACTAGGAGAGAAAGTTAGTAGGATTGTTTGCAGAGATATTGATGGTATTGAGTATAGGAAGTATTATAGATTTCGTGGAGGAAGATGGTATGGAGGTATAGCAACAGCAGATTGTGTAGGATGTAATCTTAGATGCGGCTTCTGTTGGTCATGGAGAAGTGGAAGCCATGTTATAGATGTTGGAAAATTTTATAGCTCTCAAGAGGTTTCAACAATTCTCATCTCTATCGCTAGGGAGAAGGGCTATAACTATGTTAGAATAAGTGGAGGAGAACCAACACTCTGTTTTAATCATTTAATTGATGTTATAAGCAATATTCCACAGAGAATAACATTTATTCTTGAAACAAACGGTATACTTCTAGGATATGATAAGAACCTTGTATATAGATTAGCTGAATATAGAAATATAGTTATAAGAGTTTCTCTAAAAGGAACAACACCTGAGGAATTTCATATGCTTACAAAAGCAGATCCAATATTCTTTGAATATCAATTAAATGCCCTAAGTAATTTACTAGATGCAGGTCTTGAACCTGGAAGAGATTTCTATCCTGCAATAATGCTTAGTTTTAGCTCTGAAGAGAATATAAGATTATTGTTAAAGAGATTAGAAGAGATACACCCAGAACTTACAAGATCTATAGATCCTGAATATGTAATACTCTATCCACATGTAAAAGAACTTTTAAGAAGAACAGGTTTAAAACCTAGAAAAGCTTTTGATCCTAACAATATTCCTGAATATATGATATAG
- a CDS encoding TatD-related deoxyribonuclease (COGs: COG1831 metal-dependent hydrolase (urease superfamily)~InterPro IPR001130~KEGG: iho:Igni_1253 TatD-related deoxyribonuclease~PFAM: TatD-related deoxyribonuclease~SPTR: A8ABX7 TatD-related deoxyribonuclease~PFAM: TatD related DNase): MKRLLYADGHLHTNPVYGLGAEKILSRFRERGGWFAVLVSLGPHHYGLEENYDGFIKSIEILVNECRIARSIGIKTICIAGIHPADIDKLIGRDRHRGREILELIMKVVDYIAKLIKEDILDGFGEIGRPHYKSLPEAFTLNNIVMRYILNLARDLHAYVHLHLETAGFITVRDIYEVIDMIGVDKTKVFLHHLDVATGIEAEKMDLPFTLPGKYALLREAVRRIKPVYIIESDFIDDPKRPGVSSYPWEIIDNQEKLISEGLADEEYIAKINIDNVVKFYGVSSP; the protein is encoded by the coding sequence ATGAAAAGGCTATTATATGCTGATGGCCATCTACACACAAATCCTGTGTATGGCCTTGGAGCAGAGAAGATATTGAGTAGGTTTAGGGAAAGGGGAGGCTGGTTCGCGGTTCTAGTGTCACTAGGTCCTCATCACTATGGGCTTGAGGAGAATTATGATGGGTTTATTAAATCTATAGAGATTTTAGTTAATGAATGTAGAATTGCTAGAAGTATCGGTATTAAAACAATATGTATAGCTGGTATACATCCAGCAGATATTGATAAACTTATTGGTAGAGATAGACATAGAGGAAGAGAGATACTAGAACTTATAATGAAGGTTGTAGACTATATAGCTAAGCTCATTAAGGAAGACATACTTGATGGTTTTGGAGAAATCGGTCGACCACACTATAAATCATTACCAGAGGCTTTTACCCTAAATAATATTGTCATGAGGTATATACTAAATCTTGCAAGAGATCTACATGCATATGTACATCTTCATCTAGAGACAGCTGGTTTTATCACTGTAAGAGATATATATGAAGTTATAGATATGATAGGAGTGGATAAAACAAAGGTATTTCTCCATCACTTAGATGTAGCTACAGGTATAGAAGCTGAAAAAATGGATTTACCATTTACGCTACCCGGAAAATATGCACTTTTGAGAGAAGCTGTTAGGAGGATAAAGCCTGTGTATATTATAGAAAGTGACTTTATTGACGATCCTAAAAGACCTGGTGTTTCGTCATATCCATGGGAAATCATAGATAATCAGGAAAAACTTATTTCTGAGGGTCTAGCTGATGAAGAATATATTGCTAAGATAAACATAGACAACGTTGTTAAATTTTATGGAGTGTCAAGCCCTTAA